One region of Acidovorax sp. T1 genomic DNA includes:
- a CDS encoding Bug family tripartite tricarboxylate transporter substrate binding protein, which produces MKFSPFCRRTVLALAVAPLLVGSAMAQQAAWPDKMIKLVVPFPAGGPTDTASRIVGQKLGERLKQTVLVENKAGASGSIAAAQVSKSPADGYTLMMLATPTLLAPHLYKKAGYDTVKDFTPVATVYDLPIVVVVNPRLLPDVTDLKSLIAHAKAQKTPLNYTSSGAGSFGHLSMELLKQMASFDMQHVPYKGGVPAITDTIGGQVPVMYADLVAALPHIQAGKLRAIAVGSPQRVTMLPDVKTIAEQGIKGYDAVSWGGLLAPLGTPKAVVDRIANEVQQILAEKEVQDKLLNAGAIAHFQTPAQLGQRVQQDYTRWGQLIRDKGIASE; this is translated from the coding sequence ATGAAATTTTCACCTTTTTGCCGACGCACCGTCTTGGCCCTGGCTGTTGCGCCGCTGCTGGTCGGCAGCGCCATGGCGCAGCAGGCAGCCTGGCCTGACAAGATGATCAAGCTGGTCGTGCCCTTTCCGGCGGGCGGCCCTACTGACACGGCTTCGCGCATCGTCGGCCAGAAGCTGGGTGAGCGCCTCAAGCAGACCGTGCTCGTCGAGAACAAGGCGGGTGCCTCGGGGTCGATTGCTGCCGCCCAGGTCAGCAAAAGCCCGGCCGACGGCTACACGCTGATGATGCTGGCCACGCCCACGCTGCTGGCGCCGCACCTGTACAAAAAGGCCGGCTACGACACGGTGAAAGATTTCACCCCCGTGGCCACGGTGTACGACCTGCCCATCGTGGTGGTGGTCAACCCCAGGCTGCTGCCCGATGTGACCGACCTCAAGAGCCTCATCGCCCATGCCAAGGCGCAGAAGACGCCGCTCAACTACACCAGCTCGGGCGCGGGCAGTTTTGGCCACCTGAGCATGGAGCTGCTCAAGCAGATGGCCAGCTTTGACATGCAGCATGTGCCCTACAAGGGCGGCGTGCCGGCCATCACCGACACCATCGGCGGCCAGGTGCCCGTGATGTATGCCGACCTGGTGGCTGCGTTGCCACACATCCAGGCCGGCAAGCTGCGCGCCATTGCCGTGGGCTCGCCCCAGCGCGTGACCATGCTGCCCGACGTCAAGACCATTGCCGAGCAGGGCATCAAGGGCTACGACGCCGTGTCGTGGGGCGGCCTGCTGGCGCCTTTGGGCACACCCAAGGCGGTGGTCGATCGCATCGCAAACGAGGTGCAGCAGATCCTGGCCGAGAAGGAAGTGCAGGACAAGCTGCTGAACGCCGGTGCCATCGCCCATTTCCAGACCCCGGCGCAGCTGGGCCAGCGCGTGCAGCAGGACTACACCCGCTGGGGCCAGCTGATCCGCGATAAGGGCATTGCCTCCGAGTAA
- a CDS encoding acyl-CoA dehydrogenase family protein, which yields MDLNFTPEEQAFRAEVQAFLQEKLPARIANKVKAGQRLTKEDQEEWHAILNARGWLANHWPVQYGGPGWGAVQKFIFDNECALAGGPRIVPFGLNMLGPVLIKYGNAAQKAHWLPRILSGADWWCQGYSEPGSGSDLASVKTTALRGVDAEGDHYIVNGQKTWTTQGQHANMIFCLVRTDREARPQAGISFLLVDMNTPGVEVRPIRTLDGDREVNEVFFTDVRVPAENLVGEENKGWTYAKFLLTYERTGIAGVGFSVAALEKLKVIAAKVQRNGKPLDQDPQFAARMAQVEIDLENMKTTNLRVIAAVAGGGVPGAESSMLKIRGTEIRQEILSLIRRAVGPYALPFIEAAQYEGYADAPVGPAEAATAAANYFNYRKLSIFGGSNEIQKNIISKMILGL from the coding sequence ATGGACCTGAATTTCACCCCCGAAGAACAAGCCTTCCGCGCCGAGGTGCAGGCTTTTCTGCAAGAAAAACTGCCCGCCCGCATTGCCAACAAGGTCAAGGCTGGCCAGCGCCTGACCAAGGAAGACCAGGAGGAATGGCACGCCATCCTGAATGCGCGCGGCTGGCTGGCCAACCACTGGCCTGTGCAATACGGCGGCCCCGGCTGGGGCGCCGTGCAGAAGTTCATTTTTGACAACGAATGCGCCCTGGCCGGTGGCCCGCGCATCGTGCCGTTTGGCCTCAACATGCTGGGCCCGGTGCTCATCAAGTACGGCAACGCGGCGCAAAAGGCGCACTGGCTGCCGCGCATCCTGAGCGGTGCCGACTGGTGGTGCCAGGGCTACTCCGAGCCGGGCTCGGGCTCGGACCTGGCCTCGGTCAAGACCACGGCCCTGCGCGGCGTCGATGCCGAAGGCGACCACTACATCGTCAACGGCCAAAAGACCTGGACCACGCAGGGCCAGCATGCCAACATGATCTTCTGCTTGGTGCGCACCGACCGCGAAGCGCGCCCGCAGGCGGGCATCAGCTTTTTGCTGGTGGACATGAACACCCCCGGTGTGGAGGTGCGCCCCATCCGCACGCTCGACGGCGACCGCGAGGTCAACGAGGTGTTCTTCACCGACGTGCGCGTGCCCGCCGAGAACCTGGTGGGCGAGGAAAACAAGGGCTGGACCTACGCCAAGTTTTTGCTGACCTACGAGCGCACCGGCATTGCGGGCGTGGGCTTCTCGGTGGCGGCGCTGGAAAAGCTCAAGGTCATCGCCGCCAAGGTGCAGCGCAACGGCAAGCCCCTGGACCAGGACCCGCAGTTTGCCGCCCGCATGGCCCAGGTCGAGATCGACCTCGAAAACATGAAGACCACCAACCTGCGCGTGATTGCGGCCGTGGCCGGTGGTGGTGTGCCGGGCGCAGAAAGCTCGATGCTGAAGATCCGTGGCACCGAAATCCGCCAGGAAATTTTGTCGCTGATCCGCCGCGCCGTGGGGCCGTATGCGCTGCCTTTCATTGAAGCGGCGCAGTACGAGGGCTATGCCGATGCGCCAGTGGGGCCCGCCGAGGCGGCCACGGCGGCGGCCAACTATTTCAACTACCGCAAGCTGTCGATTTTTGGCGGCTCCAATGAAATCCAGAAAAACATCATCTCCAAGATGATTCTTGGACTGTGA
- a CDS encoding CaiB/BaiF CoA transferase family protein, translating to MTTTTTTTATSPAASDGMDFPLEGVRVLDLSRVFAGPLCGQVLADFGAEVIKVEHPGRGDDTRDWGMRIGKTETTYYNSMNRNKRSVTVDLQTPEGLKIIHELLPQCDVVIHNFKTGGAEKLGLGYEQLKALQPGLIYCAVAGYDTSGPEAKRPGYDLVIQGEAGLMALNGEANQPPLKFGVAVVDLMTGMYAAQAVLAALFQRTRTGKGRLIEMALYDCGVMITGYYGLDAMLLGHDPQRYGNAHPSIVPYGMFEAADGPLIVAVGNNSQFDKFCRQVVMRPDIVEDPRYATNVERAKNRLTLLPVMKELIASFPRDVLLQRLTTAGIPCGKVAGLHEALTSERTRRGGLLQEMPHPVAGTTQVFAPPYRLDGQRLPIRNAPPTLGEGTREVLQQLLQLSEQELQALRDKGVLTLPQA from the coding sequence ATGACCACGACAACGACAACAACAGCTACTTCCCCGGCAGCCTCTGACGGCATGGACTTTCCGCTCGAAGGCGTGCGCGTGCTCGACCTCTCGCGCGTGTTTGCCGGGCCGCTGTGCGGCCAGGTGCTGGCCGACTTTGGCGCCGAGGTCATCAAGGTGGAGCACCCTGGCCGCGGCGACGACACGCGCGACTGGGGCATGCGCATCGGCAAGACCGAAACCACCTACTACAACAGCATGAACCGCAACAAGCGGTCCGTCACCGTGGATCTGCAGACGCCCGAAGGGCTCAAGATCATCCACGAGCTGCTGCCGCAGTGCGACGTGGTCATCCACAACTTCAAGACCGGCGGCGCCGAAAAACTCGGCCTGGGCTACGAGCAGCTCAAGGCGCTCCAGCCCGGTCTGATTTATTGCGCCGTGGCCGGCTACGACACCTCGGGCCCCGAGGCCAAGCGCCCCGGCTATGACCTGGTGATCCAGGGCGAAGCCGGGCTGATGGCCCTGAACGGCGAGGCGAACCAGCCGCCGCTCAAGTTCGGCGTTGCCGTGGTGGACCTGATGACCGGCATGTACGCCGCCCAAGCCGTGCTGGCCGCGCTGTTTCAGCGCACGCGCACCGGCAAGGGGCGCCTGATCGAGATGGCGCTGTACGACTGCGGCGTCATGATCACCGGCTACTACGGGCTCGACGCCATGCTGTTGGGGCACGACCCCCAGCGCTATGGCAACGCCCATCCCTCCATCGTCCCCTATGGCATGTTCGAGGCCGCCGACGGCCCGCTCATCGTGGCCGTGGGCAACAACAGCCAGTTTGACAAATTCTGCCGCCAGGTGGTGATGCGCCCCGACATCGTCGAAGACCCGCGCTACGCCACCAACGTGGAGCGCGCCAAGAACCGCCTGACCCTGCTGCCGGTGATGAAAGAGCTGATTGCCAGCTTTCCGCGCGACGTGCTGCTGCAGCGCCTGACGACCGCCGGCATCCCCTGCGGCAAGGTGGCCGGCCTGCACGAGGCCCTGACCAGCGAGCGCACCCGCCGTGGCGGCCTGCTGCAAGAAATGCCCCACCCGGTGGCGGGCACCACGCAGGTGTTCGCGCCCCCCTACCGGCTCGATGGCCAGCGCCTGCCGATTCGCAATGCGCCGCCCACGCTGGGCGAGGGCACCCGCGAGGTGCTGCAGCAACTGCTGCAACTGTCCGAGCAGGAGCTGCAGGCGCTGCGTGACAAGGGCGTACTGACGCTGCCGCAGGCTTAA
- a CDS encoding acyl-CoA dehydrogenase family protein: MNFEHTEDRRMLADTLNRFVAEQYGFETRNAIAYGEVGMEPALWSQFAELGAIGALFPEAEGGFGGAGFDVAVVFEALGRGLVVEPFLGALVVGRALVAAGTAAQKERIASLMDGSTVAALAHDEPGSHYELARVSTRAVRSGDGWQLNGAKAVVVQGDNAQLLLVSARTAGGVDSEDGISLFLVPTDAPGVARRGMGRIDGGRVAEITLDNVQVGADALLGAEGQGLATLEIAVGWGVLALCAEALGAMEVAKKDTLEYLQTRKQFGVPIGSFQALQHRMADLLLEVEQSRSAVINAAAAIDSADRTERERALSAAKFTIGRIGALVSEESIQMHGGIGMTWELPLSHYAKRLVMVDHDLGDEDHHLARYMALGRA, encoded by the coding sequence ATGAATTTTGAACACACCGAAGACCGCCGCATGCTGGCGGACACCCTGAACCGTTTCGTGGCCGAGCAGTACGGCTTTGAAACCCGCAATGCCATCGCCTATGGCGAGGTCGGCATGGAGCCCGCGCTGTGGAGCCAGTTTGCCGAGCTGGGCGCCATTGGCGCGCTGTTCCCTGAAGCCGAAGGCGGTTTTGGCGGCGCAGGCTTTGACGTGGCCGTGGTGTTTGAAGCCTTGGGCCGTGGCCTGGTGGTCGAGCCCTTTCTGGGCGCGCTGGTGGTGGGCCGCGCTCTGGTCGCAGCGGGCACGGCGGCGCAAAAAGAGCGCATTGCCAGCCTGATGGACGGCAGCACCGTGGCCGCGCTGGCGCACGACGAGCCCGGCAGCCATTACGAACTCGCCCGCGTCAGCACCCGTGCGGTGCGCAGCGGCGATGGCTGGCAGCTCAACGGCGCCAAGGCCGTGGTGGTGCAGGGCGACAACGCCCAGCTGTTGCTGGTGTCGGCGCGCACGGCCGGTGGTGTGGACAGTGAAGACGGCATCTCGCTGTTCCTGGTGCCGACCGATGCGCCCGGCGTGGCGCGCCGGGGCATGGGCCGCATCGACGGTGGCCGCGTGGCCGAAATCACGCTCGATAACGTGCAGGTGGGCGCGGATGCACTGCTGGGCGCCGAAGGCCAGGGCTTGGCCACGCTGGAGATCGCCGTGGGCTGGGGCGTGCTGGCGCTGTGCGCCGAAGCCCTGGGCGCCATGGAAGTGGCCAAGAAGGACACGCTTGAATACCTGCAGACGCGCAAGCAGTTTGGCGTTCCGATTGGCAGTTTCCAGGCCCTGCAGCACCGCATGGCCGACCTGCTGCTGGAGGTGGAGCAATCGCGCTCGGCGGTCATCAACGCCGCCGCCGCCATCGACAGCGCCGACCGCACCGAGCGCGAGCGCGCGCTGTCGGCGGCCAAGTTCACCATTGGCCGCATTGGCGCGCTGGTGTCGGAAGAAAGCATCCAGATGCACGGCGGCATCGGCATGACCTGGGAGCTGCCGCTGTCGCACTACGCCAAGCGCCTGGTGATGGTGGACCATGATCTGGGCGACGAAGACCACCACCTGGCGCGCTACATGGCGCTGGGCCGGGCCTGA